The following coding sequences lie in one Zingiber officinale cultivar Zhangliang chromosome 2B, Zo_v1.1, whole genome shotgun sequence genomic window:
- the LOC122048837 gene encoding pentatricopeptide repeat-containing protein At5g16860-like, producing the protein MMEQGISPDEVALLTISSAVARYGQPQHGYEVHAHLVRKFGRLHKATVTSLVNMYSKIGRMDYASRIANAGVKNNVAAMTALMTGLLKVDDAHGALIVYQEMMDSGIEPKEKTITCAIRAASKLGLLKLGTQIHGRAVKKKIEVDDHLLSCLIDMYSLCGAPTHLCRQLFDQMSVKNVVLYTAMISAYGRQGEGRSSLQLFNDMRAAGVLIDSVAFTAILSACSSSGFLLEGLKCFNSMVAEYGIRPREEHYACIRGLLAKSGKLEQAYVVIEHMNLKDDRGIWEVYLDVARIHGDVGYAEIASRKLLEIETG; encoded by the coding sequence ATGATGGAACAAGGAATCTCCCCGGATGAAGTCGCGTTGCTTACAATCTCGTCGGCGGTGGCACGGTATGGTCAGCCCCAGCACGGGTATGAGGTTCACGCCCATTTGGTGAGGAAATTTGGTAGGCTGCACAAAGCCACAGTGACTTCTCTTGTGAACATGTATTCGAAGATCGGGAGAATGGACTATGCAAGCCGAATTGCTAATGCAGGGGTCAAGAACAACGTTGCAGCAATGACCGCATTGATGACTGGTCTGCTTAAAGTGGATGATGCTCACGGTGCATTGATAGTGTACCAGGAAATGATGGATTCAGGGATAGAACCAAAAGAAAAGACCATAACTTGTGCCATTAGGGCTGCCTCAAAGTTGGGATTACTTAAGCTCGGGACTCAAATTCATGGCCGTGCAGTAAAGAAGAAGATTGAAGTGGATGATCACCTACTCAGCTGCTTGATCGACATGTACAGTCTTTGCGGGGCTCCCACCCATTTGTGCCGGCAACTGTTTGATCAAATGTCTGTTAAAAATGTAGTGCTATACACTGCGATGATATCTGCCTATGGAAGACAAGGCGAGGGGCGCAGTTCACTTCAGCTTTTCAATGACATGAGAGCAGCTGGTGTTCTAATAGACTCTGTTGCATTTACCGCGATCCTCTCGGCTTGTAGCTCATCTGGGTTTTTGCTTGAAGGGTTGAAGTGTTTCAATTCTATGGTTGCGGAATATGGAATTAGACCAAGGGAAGAACATTATGCTTGTATCAGGGGCTTACTAGCAAAGAGTGGAAAGCTGGAGCAAGCATATGTGGTGATAGAGCATATGAACTTGAAAGATGACAGAGGCATTTGGGAGGTTTATTTGGATGTTGCCAGGATTCATGGAGATGTGGGGTATGCTGAAATTGCTTCAAGAAAGCTTTTGGAGATAGAAACGGGGTAA
- the LOC122047730 gene encoding uncharacterized protein LOC122047730: MSSQSMIDTHREGAEVFNGAEICKKQSMSLLEELHLPRGLLPLASMEEVGYNRATGFVWLRQAKPTTHVFKAIGRTVSYAAEVTAFVEDRRMKRMTGVKSREFLIWVSLSDMYIDNPESKRITFKTSAGLGRSFPASAFEEPEEEAAEKEAEAKKGNDESK; the protein is encoded by the coding sequence ATGTCTTCTCAGTCGATGATCGACACCCACCGCGAGGGCGCCGAGGTCTTCAACGGCGCCGAGATCTGCAAGAAGCAGTCGATGAGTCTGCTCGAGGAGCTCCACCTCCCCCGCGGCCTCCTCCCGCTCGCCTCCATGGAGGAGGTGGGCTACAACCGCGCCACCGGCTTCGTGTGGTTGCGACAGGCGAAGCCCACCACGCACGTGTTCAAGGCGATCGGCAGGACGGTGTCGTACGCGGCGGAGGTGACGGCGTTCGTGGAGGACCGCCGGATGAAGCGGATGACCGGCGTCAAGAGCCGGGAGTTCCTCATCTGGGTCTCCCTCTCCGACATGTACATCGACAACCCGGAGTCGAAGCGGATCACTTTCAAGACCTCCGCCGGCCTCGGGCGGTCCTTTCCTGCCTCCGCGTTCGAGGAGCCTGAGGAGGAAGCAGCGGAGAAGGAGGCCGAGGCGAAAAAAGGCAACGACGAAAGTAAGTGA